In Telopea speciosissima isolate NSW1024214 ecotype Mountain lineage chromosome 10, Tspe_v1, whole genome shotgun sequence, the DNA window ACCACCACCTGCCATTAACCCAGCCATCTGTTCCCCACAATCCTCTGCTActaaatttaatttttgagtCAAAACAGACAAATTTTAAGAAATAAGATTGGATTCAACTTTAGAAATGCCAAACTCTTCAATTTGTGTACTCTCCAATCCTGATCATGATGTCCCCATCCCTTAAATAGTAAGTTACCAAAACCTACAACTTCACGTTGTTAAGCAACGTACTGTTCGAATTCTCAAGATCTAAAACAACAAATAATTATTACCTTCAATTTGCGGGCAtttccaattccttcaatttttctaaTAGGGAGGAGTGGACCCTACCTTGGGTAGTGTTTTCAAGCAGGgaatagggtggtcatttctgccctaatgtgaggaattggagcctTGGAGgtattggaggggataacgattcctaAATCAACCCATTTTGCTCTCTATTCAATCCCGACTCGTTGTCCCGTCAAATttgctgccccctccaattcctccaattcctcacatgggggcagaaatgaccatcctacctcCCGCCCGAAAACACTACCAAAGGTGgagtccactccccctattagaggaattggaagtgcccacgaattggaggtgataattattcattcaaccccaaccccaacccctgGCACCCTCACGCACTCCTTCGAAAATCAAACCCCCAAATCTGATACACCCTGAAACCCTAGCTTTGCGCAACCCTAGAACAAGCAGCCCCTACCATGAACTTCGCACTCCTCTTATTTGAAATCACCACTGCCCCCTCATGCACAACCTGAAACCCCTGTCCCTCGTGAATCCCTCAGTCTGGTCCATTGCCAATTCTACGTGGTTCAATAGAAAAATCACAAGCGTGGATGCAATCTTGAGAGTAGATTTTACACCTCCGAGAGAAAGATGATGATCTTGCTTTGTTCAACAAGATGCAGAACAAATAAAGAGACAATTTTTGCTTGGTTTCGGTGCTTGGATTACCTATGATGGCGGTGGAGGACGAGGTGAGATAGTCAGGGAAGAAGGGGGcgggtggggttgcagaggaggagaaagaagaagatgatttggggattttaggttTGCGGATGTAAAAAGGGTAGAAATATTATTTCCATTTGATCATTTTAATTCAAGATATAATAAGAGTAGAAATgtcttttaaattttaaaagtaACACTTCATTAAAACCGTCAGCCTTCATGAATACGGATGTAATTGTTGAAACAACGGATGTATTTTGTAATGGGCTCAAACACGAGGGGGTACATATAATTTgctcttaattttttattatttgttggATATTTATTCGGATTGAATAAATTTTTCAAGAttattcgaatttttttttggatcttcaTAAATGGATACAGATATGAATACCCCTATACGAATATGGATGTtaatcgaatttggatttttgaatatttgtttacatccctataaaTATGTTGTCATTAACCTACCCCGATAGCGCAAGTGGCGACAATGCCTTTAAGGgaattctcttcctcttttttgtagggtaaattacacgccattccctggttttcaaatgaaactcaaatcatctcttgattttttaaaatactcatcCTTCCATTAACGTGTAATTTACCATTTTTTAAGATTCTAACACTGATTTTAAGGAGAAAAATTTTCTCCACCACTAGAGTGGAGTACGCTTCACCCACTTTTAAACATCAACCCCTCCCCggccccacccccaaaaaaaaacaaagaaaaaacacaaagaaatagGGAAATAATAAGTAGGATTCAGTGGTTCACCTACCCAAACTCGGTCCTAAGTAAAAAACAGGGAGAACTGTCAGGAGGCGTTACCATCTACGAAACGTTTTATGTGCGTTTTCCCCATTCGCTCGGTTGTCATGCGACCGAGACAGAAAGTCACAAGAACCATACGACATTTAAAAACTATAAAGAGCAAGCAGTCAAGCACCCACACCTAAACACTCACATTTCAGTATTTCACATTCGAACAGCGAAACTTAAACGCAGGGTTCCAAGAAGAAGAGCTCAGCAATCAACAATGGCTACTCTCATTGTGCCTGAAAACAACCCTTCTCCTGTTGAAGATGCAGAGATTATCAGGAAGGCTTGCAAAGGTTTTCTACTActcttttaatatattttatgggTTCCATTAATTTAATCCGTATCTGTGGGTTTATTGCGTTCTATAGTCATGGATTCATGTCTTTATCTCACATTGTAAATCTATTAAATCTGTGTGAATGATTCAGGTCTTCCATTTTCCAGATTATATCTGTAATTTCATCTTAATAGTTCACATTACAAATTTTTTGATCAAACAGCTTTTTTGTCAGAGCAAGAAATGGGTTATTAAAAGATTTCAATGATGGGTTGTGAGTACTTTGTTTTAAGAATTAGCAATAATTTGTTGTTTTAACTTTCAACTTCCATATATCAAGAGATCGCCTTGGTGGATATTTTTGTAAGGATGGGGGACGGATGAGAAAGCCATTATTTCAGTGCTCGGGCACAGAAATGCTTTTCAGAGGAAGCTAATCAGGAAAACTTATGAGGAGCTTTATCAAGAGGATCTCATCAAGCAGCTTGAGTCTGAGCTTTCTGGGGATTTTGAGGTTTGCTTTTCGATCTTTCTATCCTATAATCTGAGATGAATGAGGAATCagctttttctctctccttcagtGAAATACATCTCTTTTCAATGAaatgatttaaattttttgtgaACATTAGAAAGCAATATACCGTTGGATATTGGATCCTGCTGATAGAGATGCAGTTTTAGCTAATGTGGCATTGAAGAATGCAAAACCTAATTACCGGGTGATCGTCGAAATTTCATGCGTTCACTCTCCTAAAGAACTCTTGGAGGTGAAAAGGGCATACCATTCCCGATACAAGCATTCCCTGGAAGAAGATGTTGCTTCCCATACCAAAGGCGACTTACGCAAGGCAATGCACCTAGACCTAGTTGATGATTTTCCCTACTTTACAGGATTCTTATTTTCTATGTAATGTCACTTATGTTGTTCTGCCTTATTGTTTTGTATTACAGCTTTTGTTTGCTCTTGTGGGCACTTATAAGTATGATGGCAATGAGATAGATTCACGCTTAGCAGCCTCAGAGGCCAAAATTCTTCATGAAATGATTCAAGGGAAATCCATTGGTCATGAAGAGGTCATTAGAATCCTGGGCACAAGGAGCAGGGCACAGCTCATTGCAACTTTCAAC includes these proteins:
- the LOC122641869 gene encoding annexin-like protein RJ4; this translates as MATLIVPENNPSPVEDAEIIRKACKGWGTDEKAIISVLGHRNAFQRKLIRKTYEELYQEDLIKQLESELSGDFEKAIYRWILDPADRDAVLANVALKNAKPNYRVIVEISCVHSPKELLEVKRAYHSRYKHSLEEDVASHTKGDLRKLLFALVGTYKYDGNEIDSRLAASEAKILHEMIQGKSIGHEEVIRILGTRSRAQLIATFNCFKDQQSTSITKSIVGDPDDAFLEALRVATRCIYAPQKYFAKVLRNAINKVGTDEDALTRVIVTRAEKDLKDIKDMYHKRSTVTLDHAVAKETSGDYQAFLLTLLGSEGY